One part of the Tenacibaculum sp. 190130A14a genome encodes these proteins:
- a CDS encoding universal stress protein has protein sequence MKHILVPIGSTENSINTLQYAVNFADAVGAKVFVMRAYKILSKAGAFVNADDTMQRETNLYLRTMVNAIDRKNVEIKLITAKGDVLESITSIDRELGVDLIIMGPKSNSIKEEVFLGNTSGSVLKQTNIPMLVIPEGYQFTPVKKVLTAFKSGIINQENVLSPLQLILDKFDASTNLLLVKTPNYTDADLVLNKELEAVKSELTVTENATTFQGVLEHFQSNNPDMLCVFRRKRGFFQKLWEKNTILKQEFHCSVPLLVLRGKL, from the coding sequence ATGAAACATATACTAGTTCCAATAGGTTCAACAGAAAACTCAATTAACACATTACAATACGCTGTAAATTTTGCAGATGCCGTAGGTGCAAAAGTATTTGTAATGCGTGCTTATAAAATTTTATCGAAAGCTGGAGCGTTTGTAAATGCAGATGATACCATGCAACGTGAAACAAATTTGTATTTACGTACTATGGTGAATGCTATTGATAGAAAAAATGTAGAAATTAAGTTGATTACTGCTAAAGGTGATGTATTAGAAAGTATTACTTCTATTGATAGAGAGTTAGGAGTAGATTTAATTATCATGGGACCTAAAAGTAACTCCATTAAAGAAGAGGTGTTTTTAGGAAATACATCAGGAAGTGTTTTAAAACAAACCAACATTCCTATGTTAGTGATTCCAGAAGGATATCAGTTTACTCCTGTAAAAAAGGTATTAACTGCGTTTAAATCGGGAATTATCAACCAAGAAAATGTATTAAGTCCATTACAATTAATCTTAGATAAATTTGATGCTAGTACTAATTTATTATTGGTAAAAACACCGAATTATACCGATGCTGATTTAGTATTAAATAAAGAATTAGAAGCTGTAAAATCTGAGTTAACTGTTACTGAAAATGCTACTACTTTTCAAGGTGTATTAGAGCATTTCCAATCGAATAATCCAGATATGTTATGCGTTTTTAGACGTAAACGAGGATTCTTTCAAAAACTTTGGGAAAAGAATACTATTTTAAAACAAGAGTTTCATTGTAGCGTTCCTTTATTAGTTTTAAGAGGAAAGTTGTAA
- a CDS encoding carboxypeptidase-like regulatory domain-containing protein, producing MKFALKIIIAFVVHCSFAQNTITVEVIDTETNDPVAFPTVKFVGTSRGVVADYNGQFRLPMDKLKSITSIEISSMGFQPLVIAISSLSTKKMNTLRMLPSEETLDQVIVNASKKKLSAFKIVQKAVYSIQSNLALTPHSYIGYYRDYQICNDGEYYNLNEAIVEEFDNGILSNKLVDNKNKSALYKFNTNLNYKTDSLLAVSYDDTSKNIKNAKIISYGGNELSILNAHNPIRLFNQKSFSYVYKLKDEFLSNHDFKKSKKIKSNGETLVSITFTNKQDKTSISHLVKGEVNISLSDFAIHSFKYTVYDVDTSHILLNVDIEYRRSKHKMHLNYISVNNLFHGVLDNEVFREQEITYTPETKRFSIQFNKKINLRTLKLKNFSVLYDNKEIPLTNLSIIDDQNIVLEVAKNADIINPEVKQLFKKEAANNTFNIKKIKSEKIKVFIKKVKDIDNRRIYERNEKPVYQFREFFVQEVFENKHLSPNINYVDKLKHLSKSKLNTFENVDDYIINSPLMNRKLPSK from the coding sequence ATGAAATTTGCACTTAAAATTATTATTGCTTTTGTAGTTCATTGTTCGTTTGCTCAAAACACAATAACTGTAGAAGTTATAGATACAGAAACCAACGACCCCGTTGCATTTCCTACCGTTAAATTTGTAGGAACTTCAAGAGGGGTCGTTGCTGATTATAACGGACAGTTTAGACTTCCAATGGATAAGCTAAAAAGCATTACATCCATAGAGATTTCTTCAATGGGTTTTCAACCTTTAGTCATTGCGATTAGCTCTTTGAGCACAAAAAAAATGAACACCTTACGAATGTTACCAAGTGAAGAAACTCTTGACCAGGTGATTGTAAACGCTTCAAAAAAGAAATTATCTGCATTTAAAATAGTCCAAAAAGCTGTTTATTCCATTCAGTCAAACTTAGCTTTAACACCCCATTCTTATATTGGTTATTATAGAGATTATCAAATATGTAATGATGGAGAGTATTATAACTTAAACGAAGCCATTGTTGAAGAGTTTGATAACGGAATTTTATCTAATAAGTTAGTAGACAATAAAAACAAAAGTGCCTTATATAAATTCAATACTAATCTCAACTATAAAACAGATAGCTTATTGGCTGTATCATATGATGATACCAGTAAAAACATTAAAAACGCAAAAATTATAAGTTATGGAGGAAATGAATTAAGTATACTCAATGCACATAATCCAATTCGTCTTTTTAACCAAAAGTCCTTTTCTTATGTATATAAATTAAAAGATGAATTTTTATCTAATCACGATTTCAAAAAATCAAAAAAAATCAAAAGTAATGGTGAAACTTTAGTTAGCATTACATTTACCAACAAACAAGATAAAACATCTATCAGTCATCTAGTTAAAGGAGAAGTTAACATATCTTTATCTGACTTTGCTATTCACAGTTTCAAATACACTGTTTATGATGTTGATACATCTCATATTCTCTTAAATGTAGATATTGAATACAGAAGAAGTAAACATAAAATGCACCTCAACTACATTAGTGTTAATAATTTATTTCATGGTGTTTTGGACAATGAAGTTTTTAGAGAACAAGAAATAACTTATACCCCAGAAACAAAGCGTTTTTCTATTCAATTCAATAAAAAAATTAATTTGAGAACCTTAAAACTGAAAAACTTTTCAGTTTTGTATGATAACAAAGAAATTCCACTTACCAATCTTTCCATTATAGATGATCAAAACATCGTTTTAGAGGTTGCAAAAAACGCTGATATCATAAACCCAGAGGTAAAGCAATTATTTAAAAAAGAAGCAGCAAATAACACGTTTAATATCAAAAAAATAAAATCAGAAAAAATAAAAGTTTTTATTAAGAAAGTAAAAGATATTGATAATCGACGCATTTATGAAAGAAATGAAAAACCTGTATATCAATTCAGAGAGTTTTTCGTTCAAGAAGTTTTTGAAAACAAGCATCTTAGTCCAAATATAAACTACGTAGACAAATTAAAACACCTTTCAAAATCTAAACTTAATACTTTTGAAAATGTAGATGATTACATTATTAATTCACCATTAATGAATAGAAAACTACCAAGTAAATAA
- the mutS gene encoding DNA mismatch repair protein MutS — MAKTKAKKVTPLMQQYNGIKAKYPDAMLLFRVGDFYETFGEDAKKAAEVLGIILTKRGAGSESETALAGFPHHSLNTYLPKLVKAGLRVAICDQLEDPKMTKKIVKRGVTELVTPGVALNDEVLQTKTNNFLASVHFGKKLLGVSFLDVSTGEFLIAQGNEEYIDKLLQNFSPSEVLVQKQHKQRFLELFTDRFHSFYLEDWVFQKDYGYENLTSHFKVQNLKGFGVEELDHGIVSAGAILYYLSETQHNKLSHIQSIGRILEDNYVWMDRFTVKNLELYGGNSVNSVTLLDVIDKTISPMGGRLLKRWLALPLKDIDQIKSRHELVSFLLEDESFFDTVTYQLQQVSDIERLISKVATGKVSPREVVLLKNSLKAIHPIKNAAEASKNAAVKMIGKLLHNCEELVAKITTSLFDEAPVNINKGNAIATGVSSELDELRAIANSGKEYLDNMLARETERTGIPSLKIAFNNVFGYYIEVRNTHKDKVPEEWIRKQTLVNAERYITEELKEYETKILGAEEKIQQLEVELFAELIQYIIQFVPQVQSNAQLVAQIDCLLSFATLAKENEYVRPTMDTTTDLDIKNGRHPVIEKQLPIGEEYVANSVLLNRENQQIIMITGPNMSGKSAILRQTALVVLLAQIGSYVPAEAARIGIVDKIFTRVGASDNISMGESTFMVEMNETASILNNVSDRSLVLLDEIGRGTSTYDGISIAWAITEYLHEHPSKAKTLFATHYHELNEMTTSFERIKNFNVSVKELEDSIIFLRKLVAGGSNHSFGIHVAKLAGMPNLVIKRANKILQKLEENHSHSEVKDSLKEAQEEELQLSFFQLDDPLLEDLREEILTTNIDTLTPIEALMKLNEIKRMLTKK; from the coding sequence TTGGCAAAAACAAAGGCAAAAAAGGTAACTCCGTTAATGCAACAATACAATGGTATTAAAGCTAAATACCCTGATGCAATGTTACTTTTTAGAGTTGGAGATTTTTATGAAACATTTGGAGAAGATGCTAAGAAAGCTGCTGAGGTTCTTGGAATTATTCTAACAAAGAGAGGAGCAGGTAGTGAAAGTGAAACAGCATTGGCTGGTTTTCCGCATCATTCCTTAAATACTTATTTGCCTAAATTAGTAAAAGCAGGGTTACGTGTAGCTATTTGCGATCAGTTAGAAGACCCTAAAATGACCAAGAAAATTGTAAAACGCGGTGTTACCGAATTGGTAACTCCAGGAGTTGCTTTAAACGACGAAGTTTTACAAACCAAAACCAACAACTTTTTAGCTTCTGTACATTTTGGAAAGAAATTATTAGGAGTTTCGTTTTTAGATGTATCTACAGGAGAATTTCTAATTGCCCAAGGAAACGAAGAATATATAGATAAGTTATTGCAGAACTTTTCGCCAAGTGAAGTTTTAGTTCAAAAGCAACATAAACAACGTTTTCTAGAATTATTTACAGATCGATTCCATAGCTTTTATTTAGAAGACTGGGTTTTTCAAAAAGATTATGGATATGAAAATCTTACCAGTCATTTTAAGGTACAAAACTTAAAAGGGTTTGGGGTAGAAGAGTTAGATCATGGAATTGTTTCGGCAGGTGCTATTTTATATTATTTATCAGAAACACAACATAACAAATTATCGCACATCCAATCTATTGGAAGAATTTTAGAAGATAATTATGTTTGGATGGATCGTTTTACGGTAAAGAACTTAGAGTTATATGGAGGAAACTCGGTAAACTCGGTTACGTTGTTAGACGTAATTGACAAAACCATTTCTCCAATGGGAGGACGTTTGTTAAAACGTTGGTTGGCGTTACCATTAAAAGACATTGACCAAATTAAAAGTCGCCATGAACTAGTTTCTTTTCTATTAGAAGACGAATCGTTTTTTGATACGGTTACCTATCAATTACAGCAAGTTTCAGATATAGAGCGTTTAATTTCTAAAGTAGCTACTGGAAAAGTATCGCCAAGAGAAGTGGTGTTGTTGAAGAACTCTTTAAAGGCCATTCATCCTATTAAAAATGCTGCGGAAGCAAGTAAGAATGCTGCCGTAAAAATGATAGGGAAGTTGTTGCACAACTGTGAAGAACTAGTTGCTAAAATAACCACTTCTTTATTTGACGAAGCTCCAGTAAATATTAACAAAGGAAATGCGATTGCAACAGGGGTTTCTAGTGAATTAGATGAGTTAAGAGCTATTGCCAACTCAGGGAAAGAGTATTTAGACAATATGTTGGCTCGCGAAACCGAGAGAACAGGAATTCCGAGTTTAAAAATAGCCTTTAATAATGTATTTGGTTACTATATTGAAGTAAGAAACACACATAAAGATAAAGTGCCTGAAGAATGGATTCGTAAGCAAACTTTGGTTAATGCAGAGCGTTATATTACCGAAGAATTAAAAGAATACGAAACTAAAATTTTAGGAGCTGAAGAAAAAATTCAGCAATTAGAAGTTGAGTTGTTTGCTGAGTTAATTCAATACATAATTCAATTTGTACCGCAAGTACAAAGCAATGCACAATTGGTGGCACAAATAGACTGTTTGTTGTCGTTTGCAACTTTAGCAAAAGAGAATGAATATGTTCGTCCAACCATGGATACAACCACCGATTTAGACATTAAAAACGGTCGACATCCTGTAATAGAAAAGCAATTGCCTATAGGTGAAGAGTATGTAGCCAATAGCGTATTGTTGAATAGAGAGAATCAACAAATTATTATGATTACTGGTCCTAATATGTCTGGTAAATCGGCTATTTTACGTCAAACAGCATTAGTTGTATTATTGGCTCAAATAGGAAGTTATGTACCTGCTGAAGCGGCTCGAATTGGTATTGTAGATAAGATTTTTACCAGAGTAGGAGCAAGTGATAATATTTCTATGGGAGAAAGTACCTTTATGGTAGAAATGAATGAAACCGCTTCTATTTTGAACAATGTTTCCGACCGTAGTTTGGTATTGTTAGATGAAATTGGTCGTGGTACTTCTACCTATGATGGTATTTCTATTGCTTGGGCAATTACAGAGTACTTACACGAGCACCCATCCAAAGCAAAAACCCTATTTGCTACGCACTACCATGAGTTAAATGAAATGACTACCTCATTTGAACGTATTAAAAACTTTAATGTATCAGTAAAAGAGTTAGAAGACAGCATTATTTTCTTAAGAAAACTGGTAGCAGGAGGAAGCAACCACAGTTTTGGTATTCATGTGGCAAAATTAGCTGGAATGCCTAATTTGGTTATTAAACGTGCTAACAAAATTCTACAAAAATTAGAAGAAAATCATTCTCATAGTGAAGTAAAGGACTCGTTAAAAGAAGCGCAAGAGGAAGAATTACAATTGAGCTTTTTCCAGTTAGATGACCCTTTGTTAGAAGATTTAAGAGAAGAAATTCTTACAACCAATATAGATACACTTACGCCTATAGAAGCTTTAATGAAGCTCAATGAAATTAAACGTATGCTTACAAAAAAGTAA
- a CDS encoding RNA methyltransferase, with translation MRKLKNNELGRISVDEFKQASKTPIIVVLDNIRSLNNIGSVFRTSDAFLIEKIYLCGITATPPNKEIHKTALGATESVAWEYVEDTLTLIEKLKAENVQVFSIEQAENATMLDTFEITHNQTYAVVFGNEVKGVQQEVVSSSHGCIEIPQLGTKHSLNISVSCGVVLWDLFTKMRS, from the coding sequence ATGCGAAAACTTAAAAACAATGAGTTAGGTAGAATTAGTGTAGATGAGTTTAAACAAGCATCTAAAACACCAATAATTGTAGTGTTAGATAATATTAGAAGTTTAAACAATATCGGTTCTGTTTTTAGAACTTCGGATGCTTTTTTAATTGAAAAAATTTATTTGTGTGGAATTACCGCTACTCCACCAAATAAAGAAATTCATAAAACTGCTTTAGGAGCAACAGAATCGGTTGCTTGGGAGTATGTTGAAGACACCTTAACTTTGATAGAAAAACTAAAAGCTGAAAATGTACAAGTATTTTCTATTGAACAAGCAGAAAATGCAACTATGTTAGACACATTTGAAATCACCCATAATCAAACCTATGCAGTTGTTTTTGGAAATGAGGTTAAAGGGGTACAGCAAGAAGTGGTTTCTTCGTCACATGGTTGTATTGAAATTCCGCAATTAGGAACCAAACATTCATTAAACATTTCAGTAAGTTGTGGTGTGGTACTATGGGATTTGTTTACAAAAATGAGAAGCTAA
- a CDS encoding tetratricopeptide repeat protein, with amino-acid sequence MAIKKTGKEELLLLKKAVFFANQTKNDSIIYKTNVKLGVRSFYNGSIEHLLYSNENIHNLYLSNKDSLFLARKLHFNALEHRIKLNIDSAFYFYHKSKNISIKIKDSLAVGRRLLSIANIQREVKDFLGSEISSIEALKYLEPIKSYKYLVNVYNNLGFVSSELNNVKDAEKYYNKALDINKLNSDQTRKERANLFVLNNIGYLYQNQGEHKKAINYFKQGLAFKDIKNKYPVHYTLLLENLAASNFLLGNKENVLEQYIEVLNIRKSQKYLSDIGMTHINISDYYRDNKNVSKAIFHLNQSLKYSKQTQNNKKWLEALKKLSELTTGKKSKKYLEEYVELNDSLFQKERTQKNQFAKITYETEKKEKENVQLKIDNERQFTEIKYHKQQKTIGWLVAASVLLLFGFSISFFTFRRKRMLFESQLQKAAAREQERKQIAKSLHDEVAGDLRMLHQKLEKSQLFDEASKLNDVKENVRNLSHQLSSVSFKKVPFRDQIINLVSDYFSLDFRIKVNGLQEHDWTQVNSAIKRLLYLSVRESIQNCQKYAQANLITIDFSVHKKYVFLNITDNGIGFDTNMSKKGIGLRNIQERVEELSGTLTIDSEVGNGTKIHIQIPLNA; translated from the coding sequence TTGGCTATAAAAAAAACAGGGAAAGAGGAACTCTTATTGCTTAAAAAAGCTGTTTTTTTTGCAAATCAAACTAAAAATGATTCTATAATTTATAAAACGAATGTAAAATTAGGAGTAAGAAGTTTTTATAATGGTTCAATAGAACATCTCTTATATTCTAACGAAAACATCCATAATCTATATTTATCAAATAAGGATTCTCTCTTCTTAGCTAGAAAACTACACTTTAATGCTTTAGAACACAGAATTAAATTAAACATTGACAGCGCCTTTTATTTTTACCATAAATCAAAAAATATTTCCATTAAAATTAAAGATTCATTAGCTGTAGGAAGAAGACTCTTAAGTATTGCTAATATACAACGAGAAGTTAAAGACTTCTTGGGTAGCGAGATTAGTTCAATTGAAGCTTTAAAATATCTAGAACCCATTAAGTCATATAAATATTTGGTCAATGTTTATAACAATTTAGGTTTTGTTTCATCCGAACTTAACAATGTTAAAGACGCAGAAAAATATTACAACAAAGCCTTAGATATCAACAAACTAAACAGTGATCAAACAAGAAAAGAAAGAGCGAATTTATTTGTTTTAAATAATATTGGTTATTTATACCAAAATCAAGGTGAACATAAAAAGGCGATAAATTATTTCAAACAAGGTCTTGCTTTTAAAGATATAAAGAACAAATATCCTGTACACTATACCTTGTTATTAGAAAATTTGGCCGCCAGTAATTTTTTATTAGGTAATAAGGAAAATGTTTTAGAGCAGTATATTGAAGTTTTAAATATTAGAAAAAGCCAAAAGTATCTTAGTGATATCGGAATGACTCATATCAATATTTCTGATTATTATAGAGATAATAAGAATGTTTCTAAAGCCATATTTCATTTAAACCAATCATTGAAATATTCTAAACAAACTCAAAATAATAAAAAATGGTTAGAAGCTCTAAAAAAATTGTCTGAATTAACAACAGGAAAAAAATCCAAAAAATATTTAGAAGAGTATGTAGAACTTAATGATAGCCTATTTCAAAAAGAAAGGACTCAAAAAAATCAATTTGCAAAGATTACGTACGAAACTGAAAAAAAGGAAAAAGAAAATGTTCAGTTAAAAATTGATAACGAAAGACAGTTCACAGAAATCAAATATCATAAACAACAAAAAACAATAGGTTGGTTAGTCGCTGCGAGTGTTTTATTATTATTTGGCTTTAGTATTTCGTTCTTTACCTTTAGAAGAAAACGAATGCTATTTGAATCACAACTGCAAAAAGCCGCTGCTCGTGAGCAAGAGCGTAAACAAATTGCTAAATCTTTACACGATGAAGTTGCAGGTGATTTACGTATGCTTCATCAAAAATTAGAAAAGTCACAACTTTTTGATGAGGCTTCTAAACTAAATGATGTCAAGGAAAATGTACGCAACTTATCGCATCAATTAAGTAGTGTAAGTTTTAAAAAGGTTCCTTTTAGAGATCAAATTATCAATTTGGTCAGTGACTATTTTTCTCTAGACTTTAGAATTAAGGTAAATGGGCTACAAGAACACGATTGGACACAGGTAAATAGTGCTATTAAAAGGTTACTGTATTTAAGTGTTCGCGAAAGCATACAAAACTGTCAAAAATATGCGCAAGCAAACTTAATAACAATCGATTTTTCGGTACACAAAAAATATGTATTTTTGAATATTACTGATAATGGTATAGGCTTTGATACCAATATGAGTAAAAAAGGAATAGGTTTACGTAACATACAAGAACGTGTAGAAGAGTTAAGCGGAACGCTAACTATTGACAGCGAAGTAGGTAACGGAACCAAAATTCATATTCAAATACCATTAAATGCCTGA
- a CDS encoding response regulator transcription factor → MPEKTRILIVDDHQLIIEGILSYLKEIDGLDIETASSCDEAFSKIKANQAINPFHILFTDLSFDNTTENSVLDGGEALINAIQQAEIPVKTGVITGHFETNRVYNVIHNLNPSAYILKGNCNTNELRFAIQKMLANEVYYTHEIHQKLLKRALIEIQMDEVAIQILKELPKHAKISNMEGVITKADGTPIKGRSIESKLAKLRTDLNAVNNTDLVLKAKELGILD, encoded by the coding sequence ATGCCTGAAAAAACTAGAATACTAATTGTAGACGATCATCAATTAATAATTGAAGGAATTTTATCTTATTTGAAAGAAATTGACGGTTTAGACATTGAAACCGCTTCTTCTTGTGACGAGGCTTTCTCTAAAATAAAAGCCAATCAAGCTATCAATCCCTTTCATATTTTATTTACCGATTTAAGTTTTGACAACACCACAGAAAACTCTGTTTTAGATGGAGGTGAAGCATTGATTAATGCAATTCAGCAAGCTGAAATTCCAGTTAAAACTGGTGTAATTACCGGACATTTTGAAACCAACAGAGTGTATAATGTAATTCACAACTTAAACCCTTCTGCTTATATATTAAAAGGAAACTGTAATACCAATGAATTGCGATTTGCCATTCAAAAAATGTTGGCAAATGAGGTGTATTACACCCACGAAATTCACCAAAAACTTTTAAAAAGAGCCCTCATAGAAATTCAAATGGATGAAGTGGCTATTCAAATTTTAAAAGAACTTCCTAAACATGCTAAAATTAGCAATATGGAAGGAGTAATTACCAAAGCAGATGGTACACCTATTAAAGGAAGATCTATAGAAAGTAAATTAGCTAAATTAAGAACCGATTTAAATGCTGTAAACAATACCGACCTGGTATTAAAAGCAAAAGAACTGGGTATTTTAGACTAA
- the glpK gene encoding glycerol kinase GlpK — protein sequence MAKYIVALDQGTTSSRSVIINESGAIVAMHQQEFQQIFPQSGWVEHNAEEILETQLNTLKKAIQKANIHPSEIKGIGITNQRETTVVWNKHTGKPVYNAIVWQDKRTAPICENLKEKGLEAHVRKTTGLVIDSYFSATKINWILQNVAGAKKEANAGNLLFGTIDTWLLWNLTKGTIHATDYSNASRTMLYDIKELQWDTTLLSELDIPKSMLPQVQPSSFHFGDYELDGIQIPIAGIAGDQQSALFGQACFQKGEAKNTYGTGCFMLMNTGEQLEYSKNGLLTTIAWGIDNKVYYALEGSVFVAGSAIQWLRDGLQIIKDAKESEAFAKEVTGENPVYVVPAFAGLGAPYWDMYARGAVFGLTRDTGKNHLIKATLDALAYQTKDILDVMQKDSEVKLTSLKVDGGACANNYLMQFQADILNTAVERPEIIETTVMGAAYLAGICVGLWKQEDIVTRRKIHQRFAPTFSSEKREQLYKKWQKAVERTKDWID from the coding sequence ATGGCAAAATACATCGTTGCGTTAGATCAAGGTACTACCAGTTCTCGTTCTGTAATTATTAACGAATCGGGAGCAATTGTAGCAATGCATCAACAAGAATTTCAACAAATATTTCCGCAATCTGGCTGGGTAGAGCACAATGCTGAAGAAATTTTAGAAACGCAACTGAATACTTTAAAAAAAGCCATACAAAAAGCCAATATTCATCCTTCAGAAATTAAAGGAATTGGTATTACCAATCAACGAGAAACCACGGTGGTGTGGAACAAACATACAGGAAAGCCTGTATACAATGCCATTGTTTGGCAAGACAAACGTACTGCACCAATTTGCGAAAACCTTAAAGAAAAGGGGTTAGAAGCACATGTTCGAAAAACTACAGGATTGGTAATTGATAGTTATTTCTCTGCTACAAAAATTAATTGGATTCTTCAAAATGTAGCTGGAGCTAAAAAGGAAGCTAATGCTGGTAATTTATTATTTGGAACCATTGACACTTGGTTATTGTGGAATTTAACCAAAGGTACTATACATGCTACCGATTATAGCAATGCCTCTAGAACTATGCTATATGACATTAAAGAATTACAGTGGGATACCACACTTCTTTCAGAACTAGACATTCCTAAAAGTATGCTCCCTCAAGTACAACCTTCTTCTTTCCATTTTGGAGATTATGAGCTAGACGGGATACAAATTCCAATTGCTGGGATTGCTGGCGATCAGCAATCTGCGTTGTTTGGACAAGCTTGTTTTCAAAAAGGAGAAGCAAAAAACACTTATGGAACAGGATGTTTTATGCTAATGAATACAGGAGAACAATTAGAGTATTCTAAAAATGGTTTGTTAACTACTATTGCTTGGGGAATTGACAACAAAGTATATTATGCATTAGAAGGAAGTGTTTTTGTTGCTGGTTCGGCAATTCAATGGTTACGTGATGGACTACAAATAATAAAAGATGCAAAAGAAAGCGAAGCTTTTGCAAAAGAAGTAACAGGAGAAAACCCTGTATATGTAGTTCCTGCTTTTGCAGGTTTAGGTGCTCCCTATTGGGACATGTATGCTCGAGGAGCTGTTTTTGGATTAACAAGAGATACCGGGAAAAACCACCTTATAAAAGCTACATTAGATGCATTAGCATATCAAACCAAAGATATTTTAGATGTAATGCAAAAAGACAGTGAAGTAAAATTGACTTCTTTAAAAGTAGATGGTGGAGCTTGTGCTAACAACTATTTAATGCAATTTCAGGCAGATATTTTAAACACAGCAGTCGAACGTCCAGAAATTATTGAAACTACGGTTATGGGGGCTGCTTACCTTGCAGGAATTTGTGTAGGCTTATGGAAACAAGAAGATATCGTTACACGTAGAAAAATACATCAACGTTTTGCTCCTACATTCTCTTCAGAAAAAAGAGAACAGCTTTATAAAAAATGGCAAAAAGCAGTAGAACGTACCAAAGATTGGATTGATTAA
- a CDS encoding pyridoxamine 5'-phosphate oxidase family protein, whose translation MAKFYEKIPARMQSFIKKQKVFFVATAPKDGRINLSPKGMDSFRILNENRIAWLSVTGSGNETSAHLLEDNRITIMFCAFEGAPNILRLYGKAQEILPTDSEWNDLIDLFPQLEGTRQIFDVTIESVQTSCGMSIPFYEYKEERNQLLDWAKDKGEDGIEQYWEDRNKVSIDGLKTKFNEE comes from the coding sequence ATGGCTAAATTCTATGAAAAGATTCCAGCTAGAATGCAATCATTTATCAAAAAACAAAAAGTGTTTTTTGTAGCAACAGCTCCTAAAGATGGACGTATTAATCTATCTCCTAAAGGAATGGATTCTTTTAGAATACTCAATGAAAATAGAATCGCTTGGTTAAGTGTTACCGGTAGTGGTAACGAAACCTCAGCGCATTTACTTGAAGATAATAGAATAACCATCATGTTTTGTGCTTTTGAAGGAGCTCCTAATATTTTACGCTTATACGGAAAAGCGCAAGAAATTCTTCCAACCGATTCTGAATGGAATGATTTGATTGATTTGTTTCCTCAATTAGAAGGAACTCGTCAAATATTTGATGTAACCATTGAAAGTGTACAAACTTCTTGCGGCATGTCTATTCCTTTTTATGAATATAAAGAAGAACGAAATCAATTGTTAGACTGGGCAAAAGACAAAGGTGAAGATGGGATTGAGCAATATTGGGAAGATCGAAACAAAGTAAGTATTGACGGATTAAAAACAAAGTTTAACGAGGAATAA